The region taacttgtgattttagtgtgggtaatgttgaaagatccccatccacaagacattttgtgtcaatcattaggaaaaaaagaaaaaaaggacatTGACGATACCATAGGATCGCGTAAACAATCATCTCCTTGACAACTGAGTAAGGTAAAGTTCATTGTTTATTACAAAATCATTCATATGTTATACACTAAAGTTATGATTTTCATACCTGAGTGTGTTGTTGAGAATCTAAGAATGTACAATTGTCCTatcgtttttaataaagaagtCTTTGCTTGGGAATTCTCGGACATCTAGCTCAGCTCAATTTGCGTTAGAAATCTGTTCAGTCCCAAACACTTCAAAACGTGTAAcgttgttcttcttcttctgtatcCTTCCTCCGCTGTATCGGAGATCCGCAGTTTGATACTGCATTAATGGTAGCGTTACATATTTTGACGTGAGAGTAAGGTAGATCGAGAGAGGTGAATCTTATGCAAGAAATTTAAGACAAGTAGGTTAAGGTCGTTTCTGGAGGAATCTGCTAATTCGACGTCAGGTAGAAACAGGACGGAAGCGGTAAATTGTTGAGGTTCTTGATCATTGAAATACACAGAAAAATACTGCAGTTCCTCGTCTTCTTTTATTAAGTGTAGAAGTGTTTTCCTGTGTGTGCTAAACGCTGGGCATTCTCCAACAAAATGTACAACGCTTTCCACTTCGGAGTGGCAGAACTTGCAGGACGTTGTGGTACTTTGATTCAGAGAGAATAATCTTCTATTCGTTGGGTATGTACTGCAGGATAATTGAGCTCTGATGGATATAGCTTCCCTCAAGAGAGGGCTGGAGACTTGCTTTGGgtaataattctttttattacGTTGGGTCATGCCCGACCATAGACTTAGAGAAGATTTTTTAGCAACTGCAATTTCAAGGGCTGCATAGACATAGTGTTGTTTATAAATTTTTCCCATTGCTAGCTTCTTCCATACTTTATATGGAATGCGCTCTCTAAGGATGTTAGTGAGACTTGGAAGCTCATAACTATTGAGAATTTTTATCCAGCGTCTTACCAATGGTGTATTGTTTGCTATACCATTCAATAGGATTCTTCTTTCAGTGCGCTCGTCTGAAAGGCTTGCATATTGCCCAAGTAAGAGAAGAATTTCATAGTCGATTCGCTTATCCATTGGAAGGATATCtagcaataaataaacaatttcgTCAGCCGCACTCCTTGGCAAACCAAGCactcttttaaaaagaaaagattgagCCTTGTTCAGACGGGACAGCATGTAGTTGGTAAGTTGGATAATCTGAATCCCATATAGCATTCTTGGTATGCAGAACATTTTCCAAAGATGAGTACATATTGGTGGCAGCAGGCGTAGAGTTCCTTGCTTTGTTCCAGTAAGCGAGAAGAAGGTGTTATATCCCTTTGATATGATGTCATTGGTGTGATCAATATTACAATTGCTTTTTATTATGCCAAGGTGTGGGTGCTCTCTGCTTTCCTTGATCGTCATTCCTCCCATTTTCCACTCGATTGAACTTACACTGGttgatgtttttttgtttattactaCTACGGCACTTTTTTGTGGATTAATTTTATATCTCCAGGCACAGGAATAATTGAAGGTGAGGTCCAGCATTGATTGGAGTTCACGAGGGCATGTACTGATAAGAGCAACGTCATCTGCTAGTACTATCACTCCCATGTAGCAACCGTTAATAGAGCATCCTAGACAAGCATTCCTTAGTGATTTGATCAGGCCATCGATGAAGACTGTATATAAGGTGGGAGAGAGCACACTTCCCTGTTTTACACCTTGAAGGATTTGAAAAGGAGAGCTGACTTTTCCTTCCCACATGACTCTACTGGTACTACCATTGTAGAATTCTTCCAGTGTAGATAACAGAGATTCATGGAGGCCTAGGTTTTGAAGCTTAGAAAATAGGCCTTTATGCCAAACGATGTCAAATGCTTTCTGTGCATCAAGAAGAGCAAGATATGTTGTGCATTTCTTGGCAGAGTTCAGTTGGATTATTAATTCCAGTGAGGATGCAGTAAGGAGGCAAGATTTGCCTTTCTGGAATCCAAATTGTAACTGGTCTGGGACATCATTTATTGCAAGTGGAATTTCTAGTTGAGATTTGATGAGCATTTCCAAAACTTTACCAATTGTTGAAGAAACTGTTATGCCTCGGTAGTTAGAAGGATCTTTAacatcttttccttttcctttgtgAACTGGGACTATAAGGCCGGACTTCAAAGGTTCAGGAATATACTTTAGGGATATACATCGATTGAAGAGGGCGAGGAGTAATTTCCGAGCTATTGGGCCAAGATATATAAGATGCTCAGGAGATATATTATCAGGTCCTGCAGCTTTTTGTTTCTTGAGAGAGTTAATAGCTTCATCTAGATCTTTTGAAGTAGAGGGTTGAAGTGGTTGATTCAGATTGTCCTGGAACGGGCGAGTGGGGAAGGCTTCATCTATTTCAGGCGGAGAAGAGGCATTTATATAATCCGGTTTAGCAAGATCTGAGAAATATGTGTTGAAGCCATCTAAAACTGCCTCTCCTTCATACGTTGTACCCCTATAAGACAGTGTGTCGGTGGACCGAGATCCTTTGGTGCGTTTGACAAGCCTATAGAAGAGTTTGTCATTGCTACCTTTAGCATCCTCAATTTCTGAAAGGAGATTATTGTGACACATCCTCCGTGCTTGCCTGATGCTACTTCTAAAAAGACGTTTGGTGTATATATGCTTGATCCAGAGAGGGTCCTTGCCTTTTGGTTTCCCGCTGGCCCTCCAGAGACGCCAATAATGTTGAGATTGTTTATAACATGCCTCTACCTTTTTTGTCcactctcttttccctttcctttttcttttctgacGGCCCTTCGAGTGTGGTAGAGTTAGTGATACCTTCAGCATTTCTTTGCTAAGTTGATCAAGCAACAAGTCAATTTTAGTCGGATCCAAACACATTGTTGGAAGATTAAAGAAAAGTTTCTTTGATATTTGTTCCATAGGAAGAGTATAGAGATGGTGCCGCTGGTCTGC is a window of Lytechinus variegatus isolate NC3 chromosome 2, Lvar_3.0, whole genome shotgun sequence DNA encoding:
- the LOC121406968 gene encoding uncharacterized protein LOC121406968 gives rise to the protein MGTFNCRGAQSNNAFISRLLEELDILLIQEHWLYQWDLNELANINDNFQVFSISQQNNSSLPLPRRRAKGGVATFIRTSSSWKATKIESQSQRLIITDLLHEPSNSHLIICNGYFPCDVDANSISEYHHMLSTISHIETTHKEALIILGGDLNADLTNASCKKPTKRILKEFLISENMINLSSLQNKKELYTFQSDDGLRHSYIDDFIIPAKLENCFSDLLIEHDDPLNTSDHTPVKVTFSLPLLANYQVDHDIPDRITGGSGKSILRPKIFWHQCCADQRHHLYTLPMEQISKKLFFNLPTMCLDPTKIDLLLDQLSKEMLKVSLTLPHSKGRQKRKRKGKREWTKKVEACYKQSQHYWRLWRASGKPKGKDPLWIKHIYTKRLFRSSIRQARRMCHNNLLSEIEDAKGSNDKLFYRLVKRTKGSRSTDTLSYRGTTYEGEAVLDGFNTYFSDLAKPDYINASSPPEIDEAFPTRPFQDNLNQPLQPSTSKDLDEAINSLKKQKAAGPDNISPEHLIYLGPIARKLLLALFNRCISLKYIPEPLKSGLIVPVHKGKGKDVKDPSNYRGITVSSTIGKVLEMLIKSQLEIPLAINDVPDQLQFGFQKGKSCLLTASSLELIIQLNSAKKCTTYLALLDAQKAFDIVWHKGLFSKLQNLGLHESLLSTLEEFYNGSTSRVMWEGKVSSPFQILQGVKQGSVLSPTLYTVFIDGLIKSLRNACLGCSINGCYMGVIVLADDVALIISNCGSPIQRRKDTEEEEQRYTF